In Psychrobacter immobilis, a single genomic region encodes these proteins:
- a CDS encoding NarK family nitrate/nitrite MFS transporter, translated as MGNNYNFKGGKLITDWRPEVEEFWEEGGKKVARRNLWISIPSLLLAFAVWMVWSAVIVRLPEIGFDFDDGQLFWLAALPGLSGATLRIFYSFMVPIFGGRRWTAISTLSLLIPALWMGFAVQNPDTPFMIFAIIALLCGFGGGNFASSMSNISFFFPKAEQGTALGLNAGLGNLGVSVMQFVVPMIILVAAFGSLGGDPQVSASGQLFYLQNAGFIWVPFILLFSALAWFGMNDIATAKASFKDQSVIFKRKHNWIMCILYMATFGSFIGFSAAFPMLIKNSFPAIDALKFAFLGPLVGALFRPLGGWISDKTSGAKVTFWNYIVMVLAVVAVMYFLPSETHEGSFVGYFISFMVLFITTGIGNGSTFTMIPVIFRTFHERLEPQKAGTEDLFVEIRKESAAVVGFTSAIAAYGAFFVPKMFGSGLGVDGTFIALIVFYVICIVLTWWYYSRPNAEIPC; from the coding sequence ATGGGCAATAATTACAACTTCAAAGGTGGTAAGCTCATCACTGACTGGCGACCTGAAGTAGAAGAATTTTGGGAAGAAGGCGGCAAAAAAGTCGCTCGTAGAAATTTATGGATATCCATTCCATCGTTGCTATTGGCATTTGCAGTATGGATGGTATGGAGTGCCGTCATCGTCCGTCTGCCAGAGATTGGTTTTGATTTTGATGATGGACAGTTGTTTTGGCTCGCCGCGCTGCCCGGACTATCAGGGGCAACGCTGCGAATTTTTTATTCTTTTATGGTGCCTATCTTTGGTGGGCGACGTTGGACAGCGATATCTACCTTATCCCTGTTAATTCCAGCATTATGGATGGGCTTTGCGGTTCAGAACCCTGATACGCCATTTATGATATTTGCCATCATTGCCCTACTTTGTGGCTTCGGTGGTGGTAACTTTGCCTCCTCCATGTCCAACATCTCGTTCTTCTTTCCAAAAGCAGAACAGGGCACTGCGCTTGGGCTAAACGCGGGTTTGGGTAACCTTGGCGTGTCGGTCATGCAATTCGTTGTACCGATGATTATATTGGTAGCAGCCTTTGGTAGCTTAGGCGGCGACCCACAAGTCTCTGCAAGCGGTCAGCTGTTTTATCTACAAAATGCAGGCTTTATTTGGGTACCTTTTATTCTGCTATTTTCAGCACTGGCATGGTTTGGCATGAACGATATTGCCACTGCTAAAGCTTCCTTTAAAGACCAATCCGTTATCTTTAAACGCAAACATAACTGGATCATGTGTATCCTATATATGGCAACCTTTGGCTCGTTCATTGGTTTTTCAGCCGCGTTTCCGATGCTGATTAAAAACTCATTTCCTGCCATTGATGCGCTTAAGTTTGCCTTCTTGGGTCCTTTAGTTGGTGCGCTATTTCGCCCTTTAGGTGGCTGGATATCTGATAAAACCAGTGGCGCAAAAGTGACTTTTTGGAACTATATCGTGATGGTATTGGCGGTAGTGGCGGTGATGTATTTCCTCCCTAGCGAGACCCATGAGGGCAGCTTTGTCGGATACTTCATCTCCTTTATGGTGCTATTTATTACCACAGGTATCGGTAACGGCTCTACCTTTACCATGATTCCCGTTATCTTCAGAACCTTTCATGAACGCCTTGAACCTCAAAAAGCAGGTACAGAGGACTTGTTTGTCGAGATACGTAAAGAGTCAGCAGCAGTGGTTGGCTTTACCTCAGCGATAGCAGCCTATGGCGCATTCTTTGTCCCAAAAATGTTTGGTTCAGGATTGGGTGTTGATGGTACTTTTATCGCTTTAATTGTCTTTTATGTGATCTGTATTGTGTTGACATGGTGGTATTACAGTCGCCCTAATGCTGAGATTCCTTGCTAA